From Chryseobacterium joostei, the proteins below share one genomic window:
- a CDS encoding TCR/Tet family MFS transporter, with product MENSKKKAAIGFIFITLLIDITGWGIIIPVVPKLIEELIHADISEAAKYGGWLGFAYAFTQFIFSPLVGNLSDKYGRRPVILISLFGFAVDYIFLALAPTIWWLFLGRVIAGVTGASVTTASAYIADISNDEDRAKNFGLIGAAFGLGFIIGPVLGGVLGHYGARVPFYAAAGLCLLNFLYGYFILPESLDKDKRREFDWKRANPVGSFKFLGKHPEISGLIAALILIYIAGHAVQSNWSFFTMYKFGWTERMVGISLGVVGLLVGLVQGLLIRWTTPRLGEQKSIYYGLALYALGLLLFAFASEGWMMFAFLIPYCLGGICGPALQSVITKSVPSNEQGELQGALTSLMSATSIIGPPMMTNLFYFFTHDEAPFKFSGAPFFLAFILMAISVVITYSAFKKKGKI from the coding sequence ATGGAAAATTCAAAGAAAAAAGCGGCCATAGGCTTTATATTTATAACCTTACTGATTGATATTACGGGATGGGGAATCATTATCCCTGTTGTTCCCAAATTGATTGAAGAATTGATTCATGCAGACATCAGTGAAGCAGCAAAATATGGTGGCTGGCTAGGATTTGCCTATGCATTTACGCAGTTTATTTTTTCTCCTCTTGTAGGAAATTTAAGTGATAAATACGGACGAAGACCTGTTATTTTGATTTCGCTTTTCGGATTTGCAGTAGACTATATTTTCCTGGCATTGGCCCCCACAATCTGGTGGCTGTTTTTGGGAAGAGTTATTGCAGGGGTTACCGGAGCAAGTGTAACTACAGCCAGTGCCTATATTGCAGATATTTCAAATGATGAAGACAGAGCAAAGAACTTTGGTCTGATTGGGGCAGCATTTGGTTTAGGATTTATTATAGGGCCTGTTTTAGGCGGTGTTCTGGGACATTATGGTGCCAGAGTCCCTTTCTATGCGGCAGCAGGTTTATGTTTACTTAACTTCCTTTATGGATACTTCATTCTTCCCGAAAGTTTAGATAAAGATAAAAGAAGAGAATTTGACTGGAAGAGAGCTAATCCAGTAGGATCTTTTAAATTTTTAGGAAAACACCCTGAGATTTCAGGACTTATTGCTGCACTAATATTAATCTACATTGCAGGGCATGCTGTACAAAGTAACTGGAGTTTCTTTACCATGTATAAGTTTGGATGGACAGAAAGAATGGTTGGGATTTCTTTAGGAGTTGTAGGCTTGTTGGTTGGTTTGGTACAAGGGCTTTTGATCCGATGGACAACGCCAAGGCTGGGTGAACAGAAAAGTATTTATTATGGACTTGCCCTATATGCGCTAGGTCTTTTGTTGTTTGCATTTGCTTCTGAAGGGTGGATGATGTTTGCTTTTTTGATACCCTACTGTTTAGGAGGAATCTGTGGACCGGCTTTACAGTCTGTGATTACGAAAAGTGTTCCTTCCAATGAGCAAGGTGAACTTCAGGGAGCATTAACCAGTTTAATGAGCGCTACTTCCATTATCGGACCTCCAATGATGACGAATCTGTTCTACTTTTTCACGCATGATGAAGCACCATTTAAGTTTTCAGGAGCGCCTTTCTTCCTTGCATTTATTTTAATGGCAATCAGCGTTGTAATTACCTATTCTGCTTTTAAGAAAAAAGGGAAAATTTAA
- a CDS encoding Sec-independent protein translocase subunit TatA/TatB: MELSIGEMALIAVAIVVLFGPDKLPQIARDLGAGVRKMRGAVEDIKTEIMKETDNPVSEIKREIEKVKDAAKDFNPMKDIEKDILTDPASTTNEPPKPKPADDETYEGPVSR; this comes from the coding sequence ATGGAATTAAGCATTGGAGAAATGGCATTGATTGCAGTGGCAATCGTTGTATTATTCGGTCCGGATAAATTGCCTCAGATTGCGCGTGACTTAGGTGCAGGCGTTAGAAAAATGCGTGGAGCAGTAGAAGATATCAAAACTGAGATCATGAAAGAAACAGATAATCCTGTTTCTGAGATTAAACGTGAAATTGAGAAAGTAAAAGATGCTGCAAAGGATTTCAATCCGATGAAGGATATTGAAAAAGATATTCTTACAGATCCGGCTTCCACTACCAATGAACCTCCAAAACCAAAGCCCGCCGATGATGAAACCTACGAGGGGCCTGTAAGCAGATAA
- a CDS encoding phosphatase PAP2 family protein translates to MEEIIQEDKQVFLYLNNLGDPAFDQFWMLISSTWIWVPLYIIFLYFLYKNYKLKSLVFILIFLALGATVSDQLASVFKYGVARLRPCHDPTLEHYMRIVKCGGQFGFYSAHASNTFFLASFLSILLKNKLKWFPYAIFVWAIVVSYSRIYLGVHFPIDILVGAFVGSLLGVIFGALAKKVINKQNITS, encoded by the coding sequence ATGGAGGAAATTATTCAGGAAGACAAACAGGTATTTTTATACCTTAATAATTTAGGAGACCCTGCCTTTGACCAGTTTTGGATGTTGATATCCAGTACATGGATCTGGGTACCTCTTTATATTATATTCCTTTATTTTTTATACAAAAACTATAAACTAAAATCCTTAGTTTTTATTCTTATATTTTTAGCACTTGGAGCAACGGTTTCAGATCAGTTGGCAAGTGTTTTCAAATATGGTGTGGCAAGGTTAAGGCCCTGTCATGATCCCACATTGGAACATTACATGAGAATTGTAAAATGTGGCGGGCAGTTTGGATTTTATTCCGCTCATGCCTCTAACACGTTCTTTTTGGCATCTTTTTTAAGTATCTTACTGAAAAATAAGCTTAAATGGTTTCCATATGCTATATTTGTGTGGGCTATAGTGGTTTCCTACAGCCGAATATATTTAGGAGTGCATTTTCCAATTGATATTTTGGTGGGGGCGTTTGTTGGATCTTTATTGGGAGTGATATTTGGTGCACTCGCCAAAAAAGTGATCAATAAACAAAATATAACTTCATGA
- a CDS encoding tetratricopeptide repeat protein: protein MKKSLLLLASISLFSLNIYGQDKKTAEECFKKADYKCAEEQYSQLAEKEQIQKFKSEYYNYLGTAQRRLGKTDFAFKSYEKALKTDPRSASVYVNLASLHSQKGDKTKALEYIENGLKLDAENPDFYLMRSKIYDSQGKKELAMKDLNQILSFAPDNIFAKTGLANLKKNNDDLEGALKDYNKLIAEKPESLLYNGRADVYLKMKKTKEALADVSKAISIDPKFAQSFVTKAMILFEMAKPKEACDNLNKAVGLGYEKAILADYFAKCTKK, encoded by the coding sequence ATGAAAAAATCTTTATTACTCTTAGCATCCATCAGTCTTTTTTCGTTGAATATCTACGGTCAGGACAAGAAAACGGCCGAAGAATGTTTTAAAAAGGCAGATTATAAATGTGCTGAAGAACAGTATTCCCAATTGGCGGAAAAAGAACAGATTCAAAAATTTAAGTCAGAATATTACAATTATCTGGGAACAGCCCAAAGAAGACTTGGAAAAACGGATTTTGCTTTTAAATCTTATGAAAAGGCATTAAAGACTGATCCTAGGTCAGCTTCCGTATATGTAAACTTAGCCTCATTACACAGCCAGAAAGGAGACAAGACAAAAGCATTGGAGTACATTGAAAATGGACTTAAGCTGGATGCTGAAAATCCTGATTTCTATCTGATGCGATCTAAGATTTATGATAGTCAGGGTAAAAAAGAACTGGCAATGAAAGATCTTAATCAGATTCTGAGCTTTGCACCGGATAATATTTTTGCAAAAACCGGATTGGCCAATTTGAAGAAAAACAATGATGATCTTGAAGGGGCTTTAAAGGATTACAACAAACTTATTGCCGAAAAACCTGAATCATTATTATATAACGGAAGAGCGGATGTTTACTTGAAAATGAAGAAAACTAAGGAAGCCCTTGCAGATGTTTCCAAAGCTATTTCCATTGATCCTAAATTTGCGCAATCCTTTGTGACCAAGGCAATGATTTTATTTGAAATGGCTAAACCCAAGGAAGCTTGTGATAATCTTAATAAAGCAGTAGGGCTGGGCTATGAAAAGGCTATACTAGCGGATTACTTTGCTAAATGTACTAAGAAATAA
- a CDS encoding tRNA (cytidine(34)-2'-O)-methyltransferase — MLNIVLVEPEIPNNTGNIGRLCVGTESRLHLVHPFGFVINDKNLKRSGLDYWVHLDVSEYANVEEWIKSIPDPSRVFLMSSHAEKSYLENDFQDGDWLVFGKESVGLSKEVLDQFENHLTIPMSKLIRSFNIANSVAFVVGEAKRQIGLKI; from the coding sequence ATGTTAAATATTGTTCTTGTAGAACCTGAAATACCTAATAATACAGGAAATATTGGGCGTCTGTGTGTGGGTACAGAGTCTAGACTACACTTAGTTCATCCCTTTGGATTTGTAATTAATGACAAAAATCTGAAAAGATCCGGATTAGATTACTGGGTACATCTTGATGTTTCCGAATATGCAAATGTAGAAGAATGGATAAAAAGTATTCCGGACCCATCAAGGGTTTTCTTAATGAGCTCACATGCGGAAAAATCATATCTGGAAAATGATTTCCAAGATGGAGATTGGCTGGTTTTTGGAAAAGAGAGTGTAGGGCTGAGTAAGGAAGTTCTGGATCAGTTTGAAAATCATTTAACCATTCCGATGTCAAAATTAATCCGAAGCTTTAATATTGCCAATTCAGTTGCTTTTGTAGTAGGAGAAGCTAAAAGGCAGATCGGGTTAAAAATATAA
- a CDS encoding 23S rRNA (pseudouridine(1915)-N(3))-methyltransferase RlmH, producing the protein MRISLLCIGKTDDKEITSLINYYLNRLPKHWNFEITEIPDVKNAKNLSADLLKKEEAKLFLNHIDKNDLVVILDEKGKQFTSREFSQKIDTWMNSSVKKVHILIGGAYGFSEDMYSRANEKMSLSKMTFTHQMIRLFIVEQLYRADQILQGKPYHND; encoded by the coding sequence ATGCGAATCAGTTTACTTTGTATCGGAAAAACAGACGATAAGGAAATTACTTCTTTAATCAATTACTACCTTAATCGTCTTCCTAAACACTGGAATTTTGAAATTACCGAAATTCCGGATGTTAAGAATGCAAAAAACCTGTCTGCTGATCTGCTTAAAAAAGAGGAAGCCAAACTATTCCTTAATCACATTGATAAAAACGATCTTGTTGTAATCCTCGATGAAAAAGGAAAGCAGTTTACCAGCCGCGAATTTTCCCAGAAAATAGATACATGGATGAATTCTTCTGTGAAAAAAGTTCATATACTGATTGGAGGTGCCTATGGTTTTTCTGAAGACATGTATAGCAGAGCCAATGAAAAAATGTCATTATCCAAAATGACATTTACGCATCAGATGATTCGATTGTTCATTGTAGAGCAGCTTTATCGTGCTGATCAGATCCTACAGGGGAAACCCTATCATAATGATTAA
- a CDS encoding YihY/virulence factor BrkB family protein: MSVTVPKFILKIQEFFDDIHIPVLGISLWQMFQIYISGIFKGKIGRKAAAISWSFTISLFPFILFLLSVLPYMPHYDKLQFYIFDVLMHNVFPSNMEGDVRGYIETNIIPNMKGISNLTIVLALIFATNGTFSLINGFNENTEEKLSDVKEFILSFFITIGFITIVFLALFGVYYVEVVMKLFTPAYDVSWLVDNLSSIIGFVSFPLFYFILLTLFYWLGTVKITRFRQAIPGAVLTTILFVVTTYIFAIYVKDIARYNVLYGSIGSMILLMVWVNVNVYLLLFGNELNMAIRKLRIEKLLSDEIQKETVHYHSQITEPNFDSDEEHQRKLGNLKKD, encoded by the coding sequence ATGAGTGTAACAGTTCCCAAATTTATCCTGAAAATTCAGGAGTTTTTTGATGACATACATATTCCTGTTTTGGGAATATCGCTTTGGCAGATGTTTCAGATCTATATCTCAGGGATTTTTAAGGGAAAGATAGGACGAAAGGCTGCTGCTATTTCCTGGAGCTTTACCATCAGTTTATTTCCGTTTATTTTGTTTCTTCTTTCTGTACTGCCTTATATGCCGCATTACGACAAATTACAGTTTTATATTTTTGATGTATTGATGCATAATGTATTCCCGTCCAATATGGAAGGTGATGTAAGAGGCTATATAGAAACGAATATCATTCCTAATATGAAAGGAATCAGTAATCTGACGATTGTCTTGGCGCTTATATTTGCCACGAACGGTACTTTTTCTCTTATCAACGGGTTTAATGAAAATACAGAAGAAAAACTGAGTGATGTAAAGGAGTTTATTCTTTCATTTTTTATAACAATAGGCTTTATTACCATTGTGTTTTTAGCGCTTTTTGGAGTGTACTATGTAGAGGTTGTTATGAAACTGTTTACTCCTGCGTATGATGTCTCATGGCTGGTAGATAACCTTTCCAGTATCATTGGTTTCGTCTCGTTTCCGTTGTTTTATTTTATTCTTCTGACTCTTTTTTACTGGTTGGGAACAGTGAAAATTACCAGATTCAGACAGGCTATTCCGGGTGCGGTTCTCACAACTATATTGTTTGTGGTCACAACGTATATCTTTGCTATTTATGTAAAGGATATTGCCCGATATAACGTTCTTTACGGTTCCATAGGAAGTATGATTCTGCTGATGGTTTGGGTGAATGTGAATGTATATCTCCTGTTATTCGGAAATGAACTGAATATGGCTATCAGAAAGCTCAGAATAGAAAAACTATTGTCTGACGAGATTCAAAAGGAAACAGTCCACTACCATTCTCAAATTACAGAACCCAACTTTGACAGTGATGAAGAACATCAAAGAAAGCTGGGTAATCTGAAAAAAGATTAA
- the nhaA gene encoding Na+/H+ antiporter NhaA, whose translation MNLSLYFKKFFNNSQASGIILIFCVLISLLIANSSAAESFQQFLDKEVGTHLFQLEYPVSIWINDGLMAVFFLLVGLEIKRELVEGELSSFKNASLPIFAAVGGMLVPAVIYSIFNAGTEYSNGWGIPMATDIAFSLAIISMLGKKIPNSIKIFLAALAIVDDLGAILVIAIFYTEQIHWSYLLLSLGVTALLFILNFLKVTKTIFYIIPGIFLWYFLHHSGIHATIAGVLLAFSIPTNASNVEISPLEKLEHQLHVPVSFLIMPIFALTNTNITFSNEMVAGVTSTLGLGIIFGLIIGKLIGINLFSLIAIKLKLSSLPQNSNWLQMIGVGLLAGIGFTMSIFIALLSFKGEIIIQDEAKFAILIASFVAAILGFTILSLSSRGNTVPEED comes from the coding sequence ATGAATTTATCACTTTATTTTAAAAAATTTTTCAACAACAGTCAGGCCTCAGGAATTATTCTTATTTTCTGTGTGCTTATTTCATTACTTATTGCCAACTCATCTGCTGCAGAAAGTTTTCAGCAGTTTTTAGACAAGGAAGTAGGTACTCACCTATTCCAACTGGAGTATCCTGTCAGCATCTGGATCAATGATGGTCTTATGGCGGTTTTCTTCCTCTTGGTAGGTCTTGAAATAAAAAGGGAACTGGTAGAGGGTGAGCTTTCATCTTTTAAAAATGCATCCCTGCCTATTTTTGCAGCCGTGGGCGGAATGCTTGTTCCGGCAGTTATTTACAGCATATTTAACGCAGGAACCGAGTACAGCAATGGTTGGGGAATTCCGATGGCAACGGATATTGCATTTTCTTTAGCCATTATTTCGATGTTGGGTAAGAAGATTCCCAATTCAATTAAGATATTCCTGGCGGCATTAGCAATCGTAGATGACCTTGGAGCTATCCTTGTAATTGCCATTTTTTATACTGAACAGATCCATTGGAGCTATCTTCTGCTATCTTTGGGAGTGACTGCTCTGCTGTTTATTTTAAATTTTTTAAAAGTTACCAAAACGATATTCTACATTATTCCGGGGATCTTTTTATGGTATTTCCTGCATCATTCCGGAATACATGCAACAATAGCAGGAGTTTTACTGGCCTTTTCAATTCCTACCAATGCTTCCAATGTGGAAATTTCACCACTGGAAAAACTGGAACATCAGCTTCATGTTCCCGTAAGCTTTCTAATTATGCCAATATTTGCCTTAACGAATACCAATATTACCTTTTCAAATGAAATGGTTGCAGGCGTTACAAGTACGTTAGGATTAGGGATTATCTTCGGATTAATCATTGGAAAACTGATTGGGATTAACTTATTCTCCTTAATTGCTATCAAATTAAAGCTTAGCTCTTTACCACAAAACAGTAACTGGCTTCAAATGATTGGTGTAGGCTTACTTGCCGGAATTGGTTTTACCATGTCCATTTTTATCGCTTTACTATCTTTCAAAGGGGAAATTATTATTCAGGATGAAGCTAAATTTGCCATTCTGATCGCTTCATTTGTTGCAGCTATCTTAGGCTTTACGATCTTAAGCTTAAGTTCCAGAGGAAATACAGTACCGGAAGAAGATTAA